The Hyperolius riggenbachi isolate aHypRig1 chromosome 3, aHypRig1.pri, whole genome shotgun sequence genome window below encodes:
- the LOC137561155 gene encoding uncharacterized protein isoform X1: protein MATHVLETTGDIQSEDVVLLLEPIPLEESFVAEDTPLKLDYDLDQDIEGPDFHLHLSSDSNDTIKIPSPGSEQEIAAADSPQSRESAAATTGSLESAHGSPASRAESTGATTPPHGGSRPYSRASYNADQWHSRQFLQAQNEYRGLMETQLRLIHNDLGNINATSQELGVTLQQVATVGAAQKQLLAQLVDRQDRQNVVLGRMARVGENLNIILGRLADGVDRHNVTHARMADAIENNNELLRQILNK, encoded by the exons ATGGCAACACATGTTTTGGAAACTACTG GTGACATTCAGTCGGAAgatgtggtgctgctgctggagccGATACCTCTGgaagaaagctttgttg CTGAAGATACACCACTTAAACTAGATTATGATCTAGATCAGGACATTGAAGGGCCTGATTTTCACCTGCACCTCTCTTCCGACTCCAATGACACCATTAAAATTCCCTCACCAGGTTCGGAGCAAGAAATTGCTGCTGCCGACTCACCACAGTCACGTGAAAGTGCTGCTGCAACAACAGGGTCACTGGAAAGTGCACATGGATCGCCAGCTTCACGGGCAGAAAGtacaggagcaacaacaccaccACACGGAGGTTCCCGGCCATATTCACGGGCCAGTTATAATGCTGACCAGTGGCACTCGAGACAATTTCTGCAGGCCCAAAATGAATATCGAGGCCTCATGGAGACCCAGCTGAGGCTAATTCATAATGATTTGGGCAACATCAATGCCACTAGTCAGGAGCTGGGGGTCACGTTACAGCAGGTGGCCACTGTGGGTGCGGCCCAAAAACAGTTATTGGCCCAACTGGTTGACAGGCAAGACCGCCAAAATGTTGTTTTAGGCAGAATGGCACGAGTAGGCGAAAACCTTAATATAATTTTAGGGCGTTTGGCTGATGGCGTAGACCGCCACAATGTTACACATGCCAGAATGGCAGATGCGatagaaaataacaatgaattgcTGCGGCAAATattaaataaatga
- the LOC137561155 gene encoding uncharacterized protein isoform X2, whose product MATHVLETTGDIQSEDVVLLLEPIPLEESFVGSEQEIAAADSPQSRESAAATTGSLESAHGSPASRAESTGATTPPHGGSRPYSRASYNADQWHSRQFLQAQNEYRGLMETQLRLIHNDLGNINATSQELGVTLQQVATVGAAQKQLLAQLVDRQDRQNVVLGRMARVGENLNIILGRLADGVDRHNVTHARMADAIENNNELLRQILNK is encoded by the exons ATGGCAACACATGTTTTGGAAACTACTG GTGACATTCAGTCGGAAgatgtggtgctgctgctggagccGATACCTCTGgaagaaagctttgttg GTTCGGAGCAAGAAATTGCTGCTGCCGACTCACCACAGTCACGTGAAAGTGCTGCTGCAACAACAGGGTCACTGGAAAGTGCACATGGATCGCCAGCTTCACGGGCAGAAAGtacaggagcaacaacaccaccACACGGAGGTTCCCGGCCATATTCACGGGCCAGTTATAATGCTGACCAGTGGCACTCGAGACAATTTCTGCAGGCCCAAAATGAATATCGAGGCCTCATGGAGACCCAGCTGAGGCTAATTCATAATGATTTGGGCAACATCAATGCCACTAGTCAGGAGCTGGGGGTCACGTTACAGCAGGTGGCCACTGTGGGTGCGGCCCAAAAACAGTTATTGGCCCAACTGGTTGACAGGCAAGACCGCCAAAATGTTGTTTTAGGCAGAATGGCACGAGTAGGCGAAAACCTTAATATAATTTTAGGGCGTTTGGCTGATGGCGTAGACCGCCACAATGTTACACATGCCAGAATGGCAGATGCGatagaaaataacaatgaattgcTGCGGCAAATattaaataaatga